One stretch of Arthrobacter polaris DNA includes these proteins:
- the gcvPA gene encoding aminomethyl-transferring glycine dehydrogenase subunit GcvPA, whose protein sequence is MNNPVTHPYIPNTVPAVREEMLAAVGAADIEEFYADIPTSLRVQGSLNMPAPFLAEAELERHVSALLNKNTSTRETLTFLGAGTYNHYVPSVVDEVIGRSEFLTAYAGEPYEDHGRFQALFEYQSMMAELLNMDVVNVPTYDGMQATATALAMAGRITGRRGIVLVSDANPDMLSKVSDYVRSFMDLHIVPTNNGTADLEAATLAIGADAAAVWIQTPSFHGALEEXGAKLAKLAHDARALVVVGTDPIAYGALTPPADWGADIVCGEIQSLGIHQWFGGGRGGFIAVHDDPTFVLEMPSRLFGLESTDVEGEYGFGDVAWDRTSFALREEGKEWVGTAAALXGIAAGVYLASMGPTGMAELGETLLARTAYAAQQLASVDGLELCDSALHLREIAVDFSNAALNSSEAVTALRARGIEPGVVLPGNRLLVCVTEQLTAADIDTLAATLTAVLKEN, encoded by the coding sequence ATGAACAACCCAGTAACCCACCCCTACATCCCCAACACGGTTCCGGCCGTGCGGGAAGAGATGCTGGCCGCCGTCGGTGCCGCCGACATCGAGGAGTTCTACGCGGACATCCCGACGAGCCTGCGTGTGCAGGGCAGCCTCAATATGCCGGCACCTTTCCTGGCCGAGGCCGAGCTGGAGCGGCACGTCAGCGCGCTGCTGAACAAGAACACCAGCACCCGCGAAACCCTGACCTTTCTGGGCGCGGGGACGTACAACCACTACGTGCCGTCCGTGGTCGATGAGGTCATCGGCCGCAGTGAATTCCTCACCGCCTATGCCGGGGAACCGTACGAGGACCATGGCCGTTTCCAGGCATTGTTCGAGTACCAGTCCATGATGGCGGAGCTGTTGAACATGGACGTGGTCAACGTCCCCACCTATGACGGCATGCAGGCCACCGCTACCGCCCTGGCCATGGCCGGTCGCATCACCGGCCGGCGCGGCATCGTCCTGGTTAGCGACGCCAACCCGGACATGCTCTCNAAAGTCTCAGACTATGTGCGTTCCTTCATGGATCTGCACATCGTCCCCACGAACAACGGCACCGCCGACCTTGAGGCCGCCACTCTGGCCATCGGCGCCGACGCCGCTGCTGTCTGGATCCAGACACCCAGTTTCCACGGTGCTTTGGAGGAACANGGGGCCAAGCTGGCCAAGCTGGCCCATGACGCCAGGGCACTCGTCGTCGTCGGCACCGACCCCATCGCCTATGGTGCGCTCACCCCGCCCGCCGATTGGGGAGCAGACATCGTTTGCGGCGAGATCCAGTCCCTAGGCATCCACCAGTGGTTCGGTGGAGGACGCGGCGGCTTCATCGCCGTCCACGACGACCCCACCTTCGTGCTGGAAATGCCGTCCCGGCTCTTCGGCCTCGAATCCACCGATGTCGAGGGCGAATACGGCTTCGGCGACGTCGCCTGGGACCGGACCTCCTTCGCCCTGCGTGAAGAAGGGAAGGAATGGGTGGGCACCGCGGCCGCCCTGTGNGGGATTGCTGCTGGTGTCTACCTGGCGTCGATGGGCCCCACCGGCATGGCGGAGCTCGGCGAAACCTTGCTGGCACGAACCGCTTATGCCGCGCAACAGCTGGCCTCCGTTGATGGTCTGGAACTGTGTGACTCCGCCCTTCACCTTCGCGAGATCGCCGTCGACTTTTCCAACGCAGCACTGAACAGCTCCGAGGCTGTCACGGCGTTGCGTGCCCGCGGCATCGAACCCGGCGTCGTCCTGCCCGGCAACCGTCTGCTCGTCTGTGTGACCGAACAGCTCACTGCCGCGGACATCGACACCCTTGCTGCCACCCTGACCGCCGTTTTGAAGGAGAACTAA
- a CDS encoding beta-galactosidase, translating to MTRTLNLEGIAFGGDYNPEQWTREVWEEDILLMRQAGVNFITLSVFSWPLLEPEEGRFVFGWLDEVIELLHGAGIAVDLATATATPPAWLIRKYPEILPVTANGTHLEFGSRQAYCFSSPIFRRYALRLTRAMAERYGKHPAVRLWHVSNEYGDHVSRCWCDASAIHFRSWLRAKYATIEALNESWGTSCWGQHYLDFEAINPPRESTGPVNSTQRLDFERFSSDAMLELFTSEVEVLREVTPELPVTTNFMSILHDLDYFAFADAEDIVTDDAYPDPADPGAHVDASLNYALMRGAKGGAPWLLLEQSASAVSWREVNVPKAPGVMRLDSYQALAHGADGVMYFQWRAAKFGPEKFHAAILGHRGERSRTFQECSQLGAELQQLGALKGSRVVAEVAMLLDWDATWALAAPDSLPTNRLSWIGQARAWHRATFNLGVTVDLVRAGADWSSYKVLLVPNLYLITPELTVYLEAYTAAGGTVVVGPFSGVVDRNDHVXPGGAPGPLRPLLGVEVDEVWPLPDGDTGHVLMDGVRHELHTXSEWLDAVDAHTVATYSGGELDGRPAVTVRQHGAGSAWYLSSCLADPGLLTLVRRILDESGVAVRSSAGPELEVVVRRGADASFTFVLNRSAAAIDVFVPAGAAILVGGTDEHPDNGSLLQLPARGVMVVQHDHGDAVRVVAESAQLQAV from the coding sequence ATGACCCGGACGCTTAATCTAGAGGGCATCGCCTTTGGTGGCGACTACAACCCGGAGCAATGGACGCGGGAAGTGTGGGAAGAAGACATTTTGCTCATGCGCCAAGCCGGGGTCAACTTCATCACCCTCTCCGTGTTTTCGTGGCCGTTGCTGGAACCGGAAGAGGGCCGCTTCGTATTCGGCTGGCTCGACGAGGTCATCGAGTTGCTGCACGGAGCCGGGATCGCCGTCGACCTCGCGACGGCCACCGCCACNCCGCCGGCCTGGCTCATCCGCAAATATCCGGAAATCCTGCCGGTCACCGCCAACGGCACCCACTTGGAATTTGGCTCCAGGCAGGCCTACTGCTTCAGTTCACCGATTTTCCGCCGGTATGCGCTGCGACTCACCCGCGCTATGGCCGAACGCTACGGCAAACACCCGGCGGTGCGGCTCTGGCACGTCTCCAACGAATACGGAGACCACGTCTCACGCTGCTGGTGCGACGCCTCCGCAATCCACTTCCGCAGTTGGCTGCGCGCCAAGTACGCCACCATCGAGGCCCTGAACGAGTCTTGGGGCACCAGCTGCTGGGGCCAGCACTACCTCGACTTCGAGGCGATCAATCCGCCGCGCGAATCCACCGGTCCGGTCAACTCCACCCAACGGCTCGACTTCGAGCGNTTTTCCTCCGATGCCATGTTGGAACTGTTCACCTCCGAAGTCGAGGTACTCCGTGAGGTCACCCCAGAGCTGCCGGTGACCACCAACTTCATGTCCATCCTGCACGATCTTGACTACTTCGCCTTCGCCGACGCCGAGGACATCGTCACCGACGATGCCTACCCGGATCCCGCCGACCCCGGCGCTCACGTGGACGCGTCCTTGAACTACGCCCTGATGCGCGGAGCCAAGGGTGGAGCNCCTTGGCTACTGCTGGAGCAGTCTGCCAGCGCCGTCAGCTGGCGCGAGGTCAACGTGCCCAAGGCTCCCGGCGTCATGCGGCTGGACAGCTACCAGGCGCTGGCCCACGGCGCCGACGGCGTCATGTACTTCCAGTGGAGGGCAGCGAAGTTCGGGCCGGAGAAATTCCATGCCGCCATCCTAGGACACCGCGGTGAGAGGAGCCGCACCTTCCAGGAATGCAGCCAGCTTGGTGCCGAACTGCAACAACTTGGCGCGCTGAAGGGCAGTCGCGTGGTAGCCGAGGTCGCCATGCTTTTGGACTGGGACGCCACGTGGGCCTTGGCCGCGCCGGATTCCCTGCCCACCAACCGCTTGAGCTGGATTGGCCAGGCCAGGGCATGGCATCGCGCCACCTTCAATCTAGGCGTCACAGTGGACCTTGTCCGCGCCGGTGCTGACTGGTCGAGTTACAAGGTGCTGTTGGTGCCCAACCTGTACCTGATCACCCCGGAGCTGACCGTCTACTTGGAGGCGTACACAGCTGCCGGCGGGACCGTCGTCGTTGGCCCGTTCTCCGGTGTGGTTGACCGCAACGACCACGTGTANCCCGGCGGGGCNCCCGGCCCGTTGCGCCCGCTGCTGGGCGTCGAGGTGGACGAGGTGTGGCCGCTGCCCGACGGCGATACCGGCCATGTCCTGATGGACGGGGTACGGCACGAGCTGCACACTNNCAGCGAATGGCTCGACGCCGTGGACGCCCACACCGTGGCGACCTACTCCGGCGGTGAGCTGGACGGCCGCCCGGCCGTGACAGTGCGACAACACGGCGCCGGCTCCGCCTGGTACCTGAGCAGCTGCCTGGCGGATCCAGGCCTGCTCACGCTGGTGCGGCGGATTCTGGACGAATCCGGCGTCGCTGTCCGCTCAAGCGCGGGGCCCGAACTTGAAGTCGTGGTCCGACGCGGCGCTGATGCATCCTTCACCTTCGTGCTCAACCGTTCAGCGGCGGCCATAGATGTCTTCGTGCCCGCCGGTGCGGCCATTCTGGTGGGCGGAACCGACGAGCATCCGGACAACGGGAGCCTCCTTCAGCTTCCCGCCCGCGGAGTCATGGTGGTCCAACACGACCATGGCGATGCTGTGCGGGTGGTTGCCGAAAGCGCGCAGCTCCAGGCCGTCTAG